Genomic DNA from Bacillus horti:
GTCCTTCAATGAAAAATCTTCCGGCAGAATACCAAATCACATAGGAGAAAAATAGCTCTCCTAAGCGTAGATTCAGCTTGCGTAACCCAACAAGCACGAAAAATCCTAATAGATTCCATAACGATTCATACAAAAAAGTAGGCTGGTGATAATAGTATCCAGGCTGCAGACCACCACCAGGGTTGGAATTATAAATATACATTTGATTAATGATAAACTCAGGAAGCTGTAAGTTTTCTAAAAAGCCTCGATCTACAGGCCCACCATGAGCCTCTTGATTCATAAAGTTACCCCAGCGCCCAATCGCTTGAGCCAGAATAATCTGAGGAGCTGCGATATCTGCTACTCGCCAAAAAGGAAGGTTTCTTTTCTTACAAAAGATAATAGCTGTGATCACCGCTGCAATCAAAGCACCATGTATCGCCAAACCACCATTCCAAATGGCAAAAATTTGGCCAGGGTTATTCACATAAAACTCCCATTCAAATAGAACATAGTATATACGCCCACCTATAACTCCAGCTGGCACTCCAAAAAGAACTAAATCTAGAAATACGTCTGAGCTCATACCGTGCTTTTTGGATTCCCTGATACTCAGTAGTAAACCTGCTAAAACAGCAGTACCAAGTATAATTCCGTACCAATGCACGGGTAAAGATCCTATTTGAAAGGCAATCGAATTTAAAGGTTCATTCATTTCCATTTCTCCATTTCTTCCTTTTCTTTAAAAATCCTCATTTTCATCATTCATAATCGTTTCCTTTAAGCGTTGCTCAAACGATTCAGCAGCGTTAAAGCCCATTCGCTTTAAGCGGAAATTCATCGCTGCTACCTCAATAATAACGGCAAGGTTTCGACCAGGTCGGACAGGAATGGTGATGAGTGGAACCTTTGTATCAATAACCTTAATCGTTTCCTCATCTAATCCCAAACGATCATATTGCTTGTTTTGATCCCAATTTTCAAGGCGACAGACCACAGACACCTTTTTAAAATTCCGGACTGCTCCAGCCCCAAAAAGAGTCATGACATTAATGATCCCGACACCTCGTATCTCAAGCAGATGTCTAATAATTTCAGGAGGATTTCCTATTAATATATTTTCAGCCGTCTGACGAATAATGACGTTATCATCGGCAACTAAACGATGTCCTCGTTTCACAATTTCAAGCGCCGTTTCACTTTTCCCTATTCCACTATTTCCGGTAATAAGTACACCAACACCGTAAATATCAACTAATACGCCATGCATCGTTGTACTCGGAGCAAGCTTACTTTCCAAAAAGTTAGTTAGCTTACTAATAAGCTGAGTCGTTGGAAGCGGGCTACGCAATACTGGAATTTGAAAGGAAGCTGCTGCTTCTAGGAGCTCCTTGGGCGCCTCCATACCACGAGAGATACAGATGCAGGGCGTTTCGTCTCGACATAAGCGCACCATACGATCCTTCTTAACTGAAGCGGCTAATCCAGAGAAGAAGCTCAGCTCAGTTTTACCTAACAGCTGCACCCGATTGGCTGGATAATATGTAAAGTAGCCGGATAATTCGATTCCAGGTCTAGATATATCACTTGTTTTAATAGAACGTCCTAGGCCTTCCTCCCC
This window encodes:
- the hprK gene encoding HPr(Ser) kinase/phosphatase translates to MSPIKVREIVNPLKFEVLVGEEGLGRSIKTSDISRPGIELSGYFTYYPANRVQLLGKTELSFFSGLAASVKKDRMVRLCRDETPCICISRGMEAPKELLEAAASFQIPVLRSPLPTTQLISKLTNFLESKLAPSTTMHGVLVDIYGVGVLITGNSGIGKSETALEIVKRGHRLVADDNVIIRQTAENILIGNPPEIIRHLLEIRGVGIINVMTLFGAGAVRNFKKVSVVCRLENWDQNKQYDRLGLDEETIKVIDTKVPLITIPVRPGRNLAVIIEVAAMNFRLKRMGFNAAESFEQRLKETIMNDENEDF
- the lgt gene encoding prolipoprotein diacylglyceryl transferase translates to MEMNEPLNSIAFQIGSLPVHWYGIILGTAVLAGLLLSIRESKKHGMSSDVFLDLVLFGVPAGVIGGRIYYVLFEWEFYVNNPGQIFAIWNGGLAIHGALIAAVITAIIFCKKRNLPFWRVADIAAPQIILAQAIGRWGNFMNQEAHGGPVDRGFLENLQLPEFIINQMYIYNSNPGGGLQPGYYYHQPTFLYESLWNLLGFFVLVGLRKLNLRLGELFFSYVIWYSAGRFFIEGLRTDSLMLTDSLRVAQVISLVLIGIAVTAIIVRRKKGQTELYYNPNYVPAVSGSEQATTQAKKPKKKKKSGKK